In Populus nigra chromosome 1, ddPopNigr1.1, whole genome shotgun sequence, one genomic interval encodes:
- the LOC133699796 gene encoding NAC domain-containing protein 7-like codes for MNTFSHVPPGFRFHPTDEELVDYYLRKKVASKRIDLDVIKDVDLYKIEPWDLQELCKLGTEDQNEWYFFSHKDKKYPTGTRTNRATKAGFWKATGRDKAIYSRHSLVGMRKTLVFYKGRAPNGQKSDWIMHEYRLETNENGIPQEEGWVVCRVFKKRMPTMRKVGDYDSPCWYDDQVSFMPEIDSPRRISQPYAPYHHHYHCKQELELQYNMPHDPFLQLPQLESPKVPQSAATASCNSVIAYGFDRTNGNTLQSSTLTQEEKMQQCHQQNLNSLHNNNNSEQAVDQVTDWRVLDKFVASQLSHEDVSKGTNNFSSTATFNAAEQMNMLANESKRSEIAQQYASTSTSSCQIDLWK; via the exons ATGAATACCTTCTCGCATGTCCCCCCGGGCTTTAGATTCCATCCAACAGATGAAGAACTTGTTGATTACTACCTTAGGAAAAAAGTCGCTTCAAAAAGAATTGACCTCGATGTCATTAAGGATGTTGATCTCTATAAAATTGAACCATGGGATCTTCAAG AATTGTGCAAACTCGGGACTGAAGATCAAAATGAATGGTACTTCTTCAGCCATAAAGATAAGAAGTATCCTACTGGAACTCGCACTAATAGAGCGACAAAAGCTGGGTTTTGGAAAGCTACTGGAAGAGACAAGGCTATCTACTCTAGGCATAGCTTGGTTGGCATGAGAAAAACCCTAGTGTTTTACAAAGGACGAGCTCCAAATGGACAAAAGTCAGATTGGATCATGCATGAATATCGACtagaaacaaatgaaaatgGAATTCCCCAg GAAGAAGGATGGGTTGTCTGTAGGGTGTTCAAGAAGCGAATGCCGACAATGAGAAAAGTTGGTGACTATGACTCACCATGTTGGTATGATGACCAGGTTTCATTCATGCCAGAAATTGATTCTCCAAGGCGAATATCTCAACCTTACGCACCATACCATCATCACTATCATTGCAAGCAAGAACTTGAGTTGCAATACAATATGCCTCATGACCCTTTCCTCCAGCTTCCTCAATTAGAAAGCCCAAAAGTTCCACAATCAGCAGCAACTGCGAGTTGTAATTCAGTTATTGCATATGGTTTTGACAGGACCAATGGGAACACCTTGCAGTCATCTACCCTtacacaagaagaaaaaatgcaGCAATGCCATCAACAAAATTTAAACTCACttcacaataacaataatagtgaGCAAGCTGTAGACCAAGTGACTGATTGGCGAGTCCTTGACAAATTTGTTGCTTCCCAGTTAAGTCATGAGGATGTCTCCAAGGGAACCAATAACTTCTCCAGTACAGCCACCTTTAATGCAGCCGAGCAGATGAACATGCTTGCCAACGAATCCAAAAGGTCAGAAATTGCACAGCAATATGCCTCGACGTCTACGTCAAGTTGCCAAATTGATCTATGGAAGTGA